Proteins encoded in a region of the Vicia villosa cultivar HV-30 ecotype Madison, WI unplaced genomic scaffold, Vvil1.0 ctg.000587F_1_1, whole genome shotgun sequence genome:
- the LOC131629658 gene encoding putative pectate lyase 21 codes for MASTPIQPYGDLDSTLRAMAGRAEGFGRLAIGGLHGPLYLVTSLSDDGPGSLREGCRRKEPLWIVFEISGTINLSSYLNVSSHKTIDGRGQRIKLTGKGLRLKECENIIICNLEFEGGRGHDVDGIQIKPNSRNIWIDRCSLRDYDDGLIDITRQSTDITISRCYFAQHDKTMLIGANPLHVGDRCIRVTIHHCFFDGTRQRHPRVRFGKVHLYNNYIRNWEIYAICASVEAQIYSQCNIYEAGTKKKAFEFYTEKAEDKEHQESGFIISEGDMLLNGAQPCIPPESKEEIMFHPSEYYPTWTMEAATDSLREVVQLCTGWQSVCRPVDNML; via the exons ATGGCGTCGACACCGATTCAACCATACGGAGATTTGGATTCCACTTTGAGGGCCATGGCCGGCCGTGCTGAAGGTTTTGGCCGCCTTGCCATTGGTGGCCTCCACGGTCCTCTCTATTTGGTTACCTCCCTTTCAG ATGATGGTCCTGGTTCACTTCGCGAAGGATGTCGTAGAAAGGAGCCGTTATGGATTGTTTTTGAGATTTCAGGTACAATTAATCTTTCATCATACCTGAATGTGTCCTCTCATAAGACAATAGATGGAAGAGGCCAGAGGATTAAATTGACTGGGAAAGGCTTAAGACTGAAAGAATGTGAGAATATAATTATATGCAACCTCGAGTTTGAGGGGGGAAGGGGTCATGATGTAGATGGGATTCAAATAAAACCGAATTCTAGGAATATTTGGATAGACCGCTGTAGTCTTCGAGATTATGATGATGGGCTTATAGACATCACAAGACAAAGCACGGATATCACTATATCTAG ATGCTACTTTGCACAGCATGACAAGACCATGTTAATTGGTGCTAACCCGTTGCACGTCGGTGATAGATGCATCCGGGTGACGATTCATCATTGTTTCTTTGATGGAACACGGCAGAGACACCCTCGTGTGAGATTTGGAAAAGTTCATCTGTATAATAATTACATTAGAAACTGGGAAATCTATGCAATTTGTGCTAGTGTTGAGGCCCAG ATATATTCCCAATGCAACATATATGAGGCAGGAACTAAGAAAAAGGCTTTTGAATTTTATACCGAAAAG GCGGAAGACAAAGAACATCAGGAGTCCGGCTTCATAATATCCGAAGGAGACATGCTTCTGAATGGTGCTCAGCCATGCATACCACCGGAATCTAAAGAAGAAATCATGTTTCATCCTAGTGAATATTACCCGACTTGGACAATGGAAGCGGCTACAGATTCTCTCAGAGAGGTTGTCCAGTTATGTACAGGTTGGCAGTCCGTTTGTAGACCAGTAGACAATATGTTATGA